From a single Hyalangium gracile genomic region:
- a CDS encoding family 16 glycosylhydrolase has product MRTSHLAVFGVLFIIAGACAPSTQEEDAEAQGAIDQSQKGGLSDDFNAFNTVLWNVSDRYSNGGIFDAGWRASNVSFGGGTMTLTLDDIGCPLACAAEPYAGAEYKSELRYGYGYYEVRMKAAKGSGLVSSFFIYNPYPRDEIDIEFLGKDTTRMQINYWKEGVGGNEVMVPLGFDASAAFHTYAIQWRANSIEWYVDGVLRHRVTGSQETLPRRGGHIVMNIWTSLTAVSWLGPLNYTGPVSAVYDSVQWYRN; this is encoded by the coding sequence GCTCCCTCCACCCAGGAAGAGGACGCCGAGGCGCAGGGCGCCATCGATCAGTCGCAGAAAGGAGGCCTCAGCGATGACTTCAATGCCTTCAACACGGTGCTGTGGAACGTGTCCGACCGGTACTCCAATGGAGGCATCTTCGATGCGGGTTGGCGAGCCTCCAACGTGAGCTTTGGCGGCGGGACGATGACGCTCACGCTGGACGACATCGGCTGCCCGTTGGCGTGCGCCGCGGAGCCCTATGCCGGGGCGGAATACAAGAGCGAGCTCCGCTACGGCTATGGGTACTACGAAGTGCGCATGAAGGCGGCCAAGGGCAGTGGCCTCGTCTCTTCCTTCTTCATCTACAACCCCTACCCGCGCGACGAGATCGACATCGAGTTCCTGGGCAAGGACACGACGCGGATGCAGATCAACTACTGGAAGGAGGGCGTCGGAGGGAACGAGGTCATGGTTCCGCTCGGCTTCGATGCTTCCGCAGCGTTCCACACCTACGCCATCCAATGGAGGGCCAACAGCATCGAATGGTACGTGGACGGGGTGCTGCGGCACAGGGTGACGGGCTCGCAGGAGACGCTCCCTCGTCGCGGCGGGCACATCGTCATGAACATCTGGACGAGCCTGACGGCCGTCTCCTGGCTGGGGCCGCTGAACTACACAGGCCCCGTGAGCGCGGTGTACGACTCGGTGCAGTGGTACAGGAACTGA